The proteins below are encoded in one region of Rhizobacter sp.:
- a CDS encoding DUF1697 domain-containing protein, with the protein MKFAAFLRNVNLGRPGAPTRAQLEAAMEAAGATEPQSFQTNGTVVFSARSHAGAERVLRKALKLLANECDLAEPGCVRSLDELAALASTSAFDDYDRDEVYEFVFSFACERSTTLEGPLPLDNAVGNVRILALTDGNALGVSWKLGASPGSPNLFLEKTTGAPWTSRAIGTVQRLVVKHAKR; encoded by the coding sequence GTGAAGTTCGCGGCGTTTCTGCGCAACGTCAACCTCGGGCGGCCGGGCGCACCCACCCGCGCGCAGCTCGAAGCGGCGATGGAAGCGGCCGGCGCCACCGAGCCGCAATCGTTCCAGACCAACGGCACCGTGGTGTTCAGCGCACGGTCGCACGCCGGTGCCGAGCGGGTGCTGCGCAAGGCGCTGAAGCTGCTGGCCAACGAGTGCGATCTGGCCGAGCCCGGCTGCGTGCGCTCGCTCGACGAGCTTGCGGCACTCGCATCGACGAGCGCCTTCGACGACTACGACCGCGACGAGGTCTACGAGTTCGTCTTTTCCTTCGCCTGCGAGCGCAGCACCACGCTGGAGGGCCCGCTGCCGCTCGACAACGCGGTGGGCAACGTGCGCATCCTCGCGCTCACCGATGGCAACGCGCTCGGCGTGAGCTGGAAGCTCGGTGCGAGCCCCGGCAGTCCCAATCTTTTCCTGGAGAAAACGACCGGCGCGCCGTGGACGAGCCGTGCCATCGGCACGGTGCAGCGCCTCGTGGTGAAGCACGCCAAGCGCTAG
- a CDS encoding OsmC family protein, protein MSTTQIRAALAGVLQHFEQHPEFGPTTDSTAVAAWQGGLRFETQGPNGATLVSEMPKAVGGGGSAPTPGWLLRAALANCNASMIALRAAQTGVTLTKLEVAVDSDSNDRGMLGLSDDVPPGPLQVRLKVSLAAEGASPEQLKALVAWADRHSPVADALRRAVPLSASVEIG, encoded by the coding sequence ATGAGCACCACTCAGATCCGCGCGGCCTTGGCTGGCGTCCTCCAGCATTTCGAGCAACACCCGGAATTCGGGCCCACGACCGACTCGACCGCGGTGGCCGCCTGGCAAGGTGGCCTCCGCTTCGAGACCCAAGGCCCGAATGGCGCCACGCTCGTGAGCGAGATGCCGAAGGCCGTGGGCGGCGGCGGCAGCGCGCCCACACCGGGCTGGCTGCTGCGTGCGGCGCTCGCCAACTGCAACGCCTCGATGATCGCGCTGCGTGCGGCGCAGACCGGGGTCACGCTGACGAAACTCGAGGTGGCCGTCGACAGTGACTCGAACGACCGCGGCATGCTCGGCTTGAGCGACGACGTGCCGCCCGGCCCGCTGCAAGTGCGCCTGAAGGTGAGCCTTGCCGCCGAAGGGGCCTCGCCGGAGCAACTGAAGGCGCTCGTGGCGTGGGCCGACCGGCACTCGCCGGTGGCGGACGCCCTGCGGCGCGCCGTGCCGCTGAGCGCCTCCGTCGAGATCGGCTGA
- the egtB gene encoding ergothioneine biosynthesis protein EgtB, producing the protein MNELDAHALNAAYRAVRAHTDALAAPLSAEDASAQSMPDASPAKWHLAHTTWFFETFVLERFEPGFVPHAAAYRVLFNSYYNAVGDKHPRPQRGLLTRPSLDEVRAYRAAVDRRVLALLPRLPQDALQLVELGLHHEQQHQELLLTDVLHLFSCHPLKPAYRAAESGASAPASPLQWHTFEEGVVQIGHDGAGFAFDNESPRHRVYLPRYEIASRLVTNAEYAGFIEAGGYREPGLWLSEGWDWVKAQAREHPAYWQQGASGWQAFGLSGLQDVQAHEPVLHLSYFEADAYARWAGARLPTEAEWEHAATTCPELRQLTSHAWQWTSSAYLPYPGFHASAGAVGEYNGKFMVNQMVLRGGSLATPPSHVRTTYRNFFPTGATWQFTGLRLAR; encoded by the coding sequence ATGAACGAGCTCGACGCCCACGCCCTGAACGCCGCCTACCGCGCGGTGCGCGCGCACACCGACGCACTGGCCGCGCCGCTGTCGGCCGAAGACGCCAGCGCGCAATCGATGCCCGATGCGAGCCCCGCGAAGTGGCACCTCGCGCACACCACTTGGTTCTTCGAGACCTTCGTGCTCGAGCGCTTCGAGCCCGGCTTCGTGCCGCACGCCGCCGCGTACCGCGTGCTCTTCAACTCGTACTACAACGCGGTGGGCGACAAGCACCCGCGGCCCCAGCGCGGGCTGCTCACGCGGCCCTCGCTCGACGAGGTACGGGCCTACCGCGCGGCGGTCGACCGCCGGGTGCTCGCGCTGCTGCCGCGCCTGCCGCAGGACGCGCTGCAGCTCGTCGAACTGGGCTTGCACCACGAGCAGCAGCACCAGGAGCTGCTGCTCACCGACGTGCTGCATCTCTTCTCGTGCCACCCGCTGAAGCCCGCCTACCGTGCCGCCGAGAGCGGGGCGAGTGCACCGGCGTCGCCATTGCAATGGCACACGTTCGAAGAAGGCGTGGTGCAGATCGGCCACGACGGTGCGGGCTTTGCGTTCGACAACGAGTCGCCGCGCCACCGCGTCTACCTGCCACGCTACGAGATCGCCTCGCGCCTCGTCACCAACGCCGAGTACGCCGGCTTCATCGAAGCCGGTGGCTACCGCGAGCCCGGCCTCTGGCTGTCCGAAGGATGGGACTGGGTGAAGGCGCAGGCGCGGGAACACCCGGCGTATTGGCAGCAGGGCGCGAGCGGCTGGCAAGCCTTCGGCCTCTCGGGCCTGCAAGACGTGCAAGCACACGAACCCGTGCTGCACCTGAGCTACTTCGAAGCCGACGCCTATGCCCGCTGGGCCGGCGCACGCCTGCCGACCGAAGCCGAGTGGGAGCACGCGGCCACCACCTGCCCCGAGCTGCGCCAGCTCACCAGCCACGCCTGGCAATGGACCTCGAGCGCCTACTTGCCGTACCCCGGCTTTCACGCGAGCGCCGGCGCCGTGGGTGAGTACAACGGCAAGTTCATGGTCAACCAGATGGTGCTGCGCGGCGGCTCGCTGGCCACGCCGCCCAGCCACGTGCGCACCACCTACCGCAATTTCTTCCCCACCGGCGCCACCTGGCAGTTCACCGGCCTCCGCCTCGCACGCTGA
- the gudD gene encoding glucarate dehydratase — MNHDTPRVTQMRVIPVAGRDGMLLNLSGAHAPFFTRNLVVLTDNAGRTGVGEVPGGEKIRQTLEESSCLIVGQPVGDVQRLLRTVRERFADRDAGGRGLQTYDLRTTIHVVTAIESALLDLLGQHLGLPVAALLGEGQQRESVEMLGYLFFVGDRTKTDLPYTAPADEPADADDWQRLRHEAAMTPAAIVRLAEAARARYGFNDFKLKGGVLAGEAEVEAVTALHERFPDARVTLDPNGGWLLKDAIRLMRDMRGVLAYAEDPCGAEDGFSGREVMAEFRRATGLPTATNMVATDWRQLTHALSLQSVDIPLADPHFWTMAGSVRVAQTCRDWGLTWGSHSNNHFDVSLAMFTHVGAAAPGRVTAIDTHWIWQDGQRLTKEPLKIVGGHVQVPKKPGLGIELDMAEVEKAHALYRQHGLGARDDAIAMQYLVPNWKFDPKRPCLVR; from the coding sequence ATGAATCACGACACGCCCCGTGTGACGCAGATGCGCGTCATCCCCGTCGCCGGACGCGACGGCATGCTGCTCAACCTGAGCGGCGCACATGCCCCGTTCTTCACCCGCAACCTCGTCGTGCTCACCGACAACGCCGGCCGCACCGGCGTGGGCGAAGTGCCGGGCGGCGAGAAGATCCGCCAGACGCTGGAAGAGTCGTCATGCCTCATCGTCGGCCAACCGGTCGGTGACGTGCAGCGCCTGCTGCGCACGGTGCGCGAGCGCTTCGCCGACCGCGATGCTGGCGGGCGCGGCCTGCAGACCTACGACCTGCGCACCACCATCCACGTCGTCACCGCCATCGAGTCGGCGCTGCTCGACCTGCTGGGCCAGCACCTCGGTCTGCCGGTGGCCGCACTGCTCGGCGAAGGCCAGCAGCGCGAGTCGGTGGAGATGCTGGGCTACCTCTTCTTCGTGGGCGACCGCACGAAGACCGACCTCCCGTACACCGCGCCGGCCGACGAGCCCGCCGATGCCGACGACTGGCAGCGCCTGCGCCACGAGGCCGCGATGACGCCCGCGGCCATCGTGCGCCTCGCCGAAGCGGCGCGTGCCCGCTACGGCTTCAACGACTTCAAGCTCAAGGGCGGCGTGCTGGCCGGCGAGGCCGAGGTCGAGGCGGTGACGGCGCTGCACGAGCGCTTCCCCGACGCGCGGGTCACGCTCGACCCCAACGGCGGCTGGCTCCTGAAAGACGCGATCCGCCTGATGCGCGACATGCGCGGCGTGTTGGCCTACGCCGAAGACCCGTGCGGCGCCGAAGACGGCTTCTCCGGCCGCGAGGTGATGGCCGAGTTCCGCCGTGCCACGGGCCTGCCCACCGCCACCAACATGGTCGCGACCGACTGGCGCCAGCTCACGCACGCGCTGAGCCTGCAATCGGTCGACATCCCGCTCGCCGACCCGCACTTCTGGACGATGGCCGGCTCGGTGCGCGTGGCGCAGACCTGCCGCGACTGGGGCCTCACCTGGGGCTCGCACTCGAACAACCACTTCGACGTGTCGCTCGCGATGTTCACCCACGTCGGCGCCGCAGCGCCCGGCCGCGTGACGGCGATAGACACCCACTGGATCTGGCAGGACGGCCAGCGCCTCACGAAAGAGCCGCTCAAGATCGTGGGCGGCCACGTGCAGGTGCCGAAGAAGCCGGGCTTGGGCATCGAGCTCGACATGGCCGAGGTGGAGAAGGCACACGCGCTCTACCGGCAGCACGGCCTCGGCGCGCGCGATGACGCGATCGCGATGCAGTACCTGGTGCCCAACTGGAAGTTCGACCCCAAGCGGCCCTGTCTGGTGAGGTGA
- a CDS encoding TetR/AcrR family transcriptional regulator — MSKAQPTTRERVLETCRRLFNEKGPGAVTTAEIAATVGINEGNLYYYFKKKDQIVLALFDQFELALGEMARRQMEHIEQDKANEDSIMDFFKFAWEWRFFYRDAQSLYGLAPDLRERNKLLSETSHEAGRRLLQHAIQHGRLKVPEAAVERLVVNAWIICTFWIEYLQVAKGVTRITKKHLEMGYEQVQSLYWPYAPRGTERPKPRWS; from the coding sequence ATGAGCAAAGCCCAGCCCACGACCCGCGAGCGCGTGCTTGAAACCTGCCGCCGTCTCTTCAACGAAAAGGGGCCGGGCGCGGTCACCACCGCCGAGATCGCGGCCACGGTGGGCATCAACGAAGGCAACCTCTACTACTACTTCAAGAAGAAGGATCAGATCGTGCTGGCGCTCTTCGACCAGTTCGAGCTGGCGCTGGGCGAGATGGCGCGCCGGCAGATGGAGCACATCGAGCAGGACAAGGCCAACGAAGACAGCATCATGGACTTCTTCAAGTTCGCCTGGGAGTGGCGCTTCTTCTACCGCGACGCCCAGTCGCTCTACGGCCTGGCGCCTGATCTTCGCGAGCGCAACAAGCTGCTCTCGGAAACCTCGCACGAGGCGGGCCGCCGGCTGCTGCAACACGCCATCCAGCACGGCCGGCTCAAGGTGCCGGAAGCCGCGGTGGAGCGGCTGGTCGTCAACGCCTGGATCATCTGCACCTTCTGGATCGAATACCTGCAGGTCGCCAAGGGCGTGACGCGCATCACCAAGAAGCACCTGGAGATGGGCTACGAGCAGGTGCAGTCGCTCTACTGGCCTTACGCGCCGCGGGGCACCGAGCGGCCCAAGCCCCGCTGGTCCTGA
- the garD gene encoding galactarate dehydratase produces MKPLLISMHGHDNVAIVANDGGLPAGTVLPSGLKLVDKVPQGHKVALVDLKAGDEVRRYDVPIGRAAKDIPAGSWVHERLLQMPEARSLDGLPKATVKPAPTEPLTGYTFEGYRNADGSVGTRNILAITTTVQCVAGVLDFAVKRIKSELLPKYPHVDDVVGLEHTYGCGVAIDAPDAVIPIRTLRNISRNPNFGGEVMVVSLGCEKLQPERLLPPGTFAIVDERAEAEPLDVVCLQDEAHIGFMSMIDDIMATAERHLQKLNARKRETVPASELVVGVQCGGSDAFSGVTANPAVGFCTDLLVRAGATVMFSENTEVRDGIAQLTSRATTPDVADAMIREMAWYDAYLKRGSVDRSANTTPGNKAGGLSNIVEKAMGSIVKSGSAPISGVLSPGEKLQQKGLVYAATPASDFICGTLQLAAGMNLHVFTTGRGTPYGLAECPVIKVATRTDLARRWHDLMDVNAGRIADGEASIEDVGWELFQLMLDVASGRQKTWAEQWKLHNALVLFNPAPVT; encoded by the coding sequence CACGACAACGTGGCCATCGTCGCCAACGACGGCGGCCTGCCCGCGGGCACCGTGCTGCCCTCCGGCCTGAAGCTCGTCGACAAGGTCCCGCAAGGCCACAAGGTGGCTCTCGTCGACCTGAAGGCCGGCGACGAGGTGCGCCGCTACGACGTGCCCATCGGCCGCGCCGCAAAAGACATCCCCGCCGGCAGCTGGGTGCACGAGCGCCTGCTGCAGATGCCCGAGGCGCGCTCGCTCGACGGTTTGCCGAAAGCGACGGTGAAGCCCGCACCCACCGAGCCGCTCACCGGCTACACCTTCGAGGGCTACCGCAACGCCGACGGCTCGGTGGGCACGCGCAACATCCTCGCCATCACCACCACCGTGCAGTGCGTGGCCGGCGTGCTCGACTTTGCGGTCAAGCGCATCAAGAGCGAACTGCTGCCGAAGTACCCCCACGTCGATGACGTGGTGGGCCTGGAGCACACCTACGGCTGCGGCGTGGCGATCGACGCGCCCGATGCGGTGATCCCCATCCGCACGCTGCGCAACATCAGCCGCAACCCGAACTTTGGCGGCGAGGTGATGGTCGTCAGTCTCGGCTGCGAGAAGCTGCAGCCCGAACGATTGCTCCCGCCCGGCACCTTCGCCATCGTCGACGAACGCGCGGAGGCCGAGCCGCTCGACGTGGTGTGCCTGCAAGACGAAGCGCACATCGGTTTCATGTCGATGATCGACGACATCATGGCAACGGCCGAGCGCCACTTGCAGAAGCTCAACGCTCGCAAGCGCGAGACCGTGCCCGCGAGCGAACTCGTGGTCGGCGTGCAATGCGGCGGCAGCGATGCCTTCAGCGGCGTCACCGCCAACCCCGCCGTCGGTTTCTGCACCGACTTGCTCGTGCGCGCCGGTGCCACGGTGATGTTCAGCGAGAACACCGAGGTGCGCGACGGCATCGCCCAGCTCACCTCACGCGCCACCACCCCCGACGTGGCCGACGCGATGATCCGCGAGATGGCCTGGTACGACGCGTACCTGAAGCGCGGCAGCGTCGACCGCAGCGCCAACACCACACCAGGCAACAAGGCAGGCGGCCTGTCCAACATCGTCGAGAAGGCGATGGGCTCCATCGTCAAGAGCGGCAGTGCGCCGATCAGCGGCGTGCTCTCGCCCGGCGAGAAGCTGCAGCAGAAGGGCCTGGTCTACGCCGCCACGCCCGCCAGCGATTTCATCTGCGGTACGCTGCAGCTCGCCGCTGGCATGAACCTGCACGTCTTCACCACCGGCCGCGGCACGCCCTACGGCCTGGCCGAATGCCCGGTCATCAAGGTGGCCACACGCACCGACCTCGCCCGCCGCTGGCACGACCTGATGGACGTGAACGCCGGGCGCATCGCCGATGGCGAGGCGAGCATCGAAGACGTGGGCTGGGAGTTGTTCCAGCTGATGCTCGACGTGGCGAGCGGGCGCCAGAAGACCTGGGCCGAGCAGTGGAAGCTGCACAACGCGCTGGTGCTGTTCAACCCGGCGCCGGTGACCTGA
- a CDS encoding GFA family protein: MAGLDTSGGCLCGAVRYRFSGEPSTSSVCHCRSCRLASGATPVAWLVVPLERFTWLGAPPSTFRSTPPVQRSFCARCGTPIAYQRNDALHEIELTTATLDEPERFPPRYEIWLEDKLAWATANPQLPHHHRDPP, translated from the coding sequence ATGGCGGGCCTCGACACCAGCGGCGGCTGCCTCTGCGGCGCGGTGCGCTACCGCTTCAGCGGCGAGCCATCGACCAGCAGCGTGTGCCATTGCCGCAGCTGCCGGCTCGCCAGCGGCGCCACGCCGGTGGCGTGGCTGGTGGTGCCCCTTGAACGCTTCACGTGGCTGGGCGCGCCTCCCTCGACCTTCCGCTCGACGCCGCCCGTGCAGCGCAGCTTTTGCGCCCGCTGCGGCACGCCCATCGCCTACCAGCGCAACGACGCGCTGCATGAGATCGAGCTGACGACCGCCACGCTCGACGAGCCCGAGCGCTTCCCGCCGCGCTACGAGATCTGGCTCGAAGACAAGCTCGCCTGGGCCACGGCCAATCCGCAGCTGCCGCATCACCACCGCGATCCGCCGTGA
- a CDS encoding LacI family DNA-binding transcriptional regulator, with the protein MSEPTIPPQTPRRRRGAGAITLGDVARLAGVSPITASRAINTPEQVAKETLERVRDAVSRTGYVPNRMAGGLASSRSRLVAAVVPTIAGPVFMEMVQSLTHELDAAGYQLMLGQSGYTASREDALLDAIIGRRPDGIVLTGIMHSAEGRKRLLASGIPVVETWDLTPTPIDMLVGFSHTDAAAAVVRHLHAKGRKHLALLSGDDERAERRNRGFIAEAKALGLDADIPVLRVPAPTTLRSGREGLARLLAQSPEVDGVFCSSDLLALGVLTEAAARGLSVPERLSVVGFGDLAFAGDTHPALSTVRIDGTGIGRQAARFIVDRAAGRPVGDKVIDLGFQVIERGSS; encoded by the coding sequence ATGAGCGAGCCGACGATTCCGCCCCAGACGCCCAGGCGCCGCCGCGGTGCCGGCGCCATCACGCTGGGCGACGTGGCGCGACTGGCCGGGGTCTCCCCCATCACCGCCTCACGTGCGATCAACACACCGGAGCAGGTCGCGAAGGAAACGCTCGAGCGTGTGCGCGACGCTGTCTCCCGGACCGGCTACGTGCCCAACCGAATGGCCGGTGGCCTGGCCTCGTCGCGCAGCCGCCTCGTCGCGGCCGTGGTGCCGACCATCGCCGGCCCGGTGTTCATGGAGATGGTGCAGTCGCTGACGCACGAGCTCGACGCGGCCGGCTACCAGCTCATGCTCGGCCAGAGCGGCTACACCGCCTCGCGCGAAGACGCACTGCTCGACGCCATCATCGGCCGCCGCCCCGACGGCATCGTGCTCACCGGCATCATGCATTCGGCCGAAGGGCGCAAGCGGCTGCTCGCCAGCGGCATCCCCGTCGTCGAGACCTGGGACCTGACGCCCACCCCCATCGACATGCTCGTCGGCTTCTCGCACACCGATGCTGCTGCCGCCGTGGTGCGCCACCTGCATGCCAAGGGCCGCAAGCACCTCGCGCTCTTGAGCGGCGACGACGAGCGCGCCGAGCGCCGCAACCGCGGCTTCATCGCCGAGGCCAAGGCGCTGGGGCTCGACGCCGACATCCCCGTGCTGCGCGTGCCCGCGCCCACCACCTTGCGCAGCGGGCGTGAGGGCCTGGCCCGGCTGCTGGCCCAATCGCCCGAGGTCGACGGCGTCTTCTGCAGCTCCGACCTGCTGGCGCTGGGCGTGCTGACCGAAGCGGCGGCGCGCGGCCTCTCGGTGCCCGAGCGCCTGTCGGTCGTCGGCTTCGGCGACCTCGCCTTCGCCGGCGACACCCACCCCGCGCTCAGCACCGTGCGCATCGACGGCACCGGCATCGGCCGCCAGGCCGCGCGTTTCATCGTCGACCGCGCGGCGGGCCGGCCGGTGGGCGACAAGGTGATCGACCTGGGCTTCCAGGTCATCGAGCGCGGCAGCAGCTGA
- the egtD gene encoding L-histidine N(alpha)-methyltransferase: MPAQPAHEIIEGLSRPEPSISPKYFYDAKGSRLFEQITRLPEYYPTRTEQAIVARNAAEIARRVGKGRIVIEPGAGNCEKARFLCRAIDAARYAAVDISADFLTEAAQRLRDEMPQLQVHAVGGDLTQAIVLPEDLPRAHRLVYYPGSSIGNFDRPQALDILARMRGLVEHDGALLIGVDLRKEVSVLEPAYDDAAGVTAAFNLNALDHVNRLVGSDFHLHQWRHRAFFNPEASRIEMHLEAKTEVDVHWPGGGRHFAPGERIHTESSYKYDIEGFAHLLHAAGFHHSVAWTDERRWFAVVLATP, encoded by the coding sequence ATGCCCGCCCAACCCGCGCACGAGATCATCGAAGGCCTGAGCCGGCCCGAGCCCAGCATTTCGCCCAAGTACTTCTACGACGCCAAAGGCTCGCGCCTGTTCGAGCAGATCACCCGCCTGCCCGAGTACTACCCGACGCGCACCGAGCAGGCCATCGTGGCGCGCAACGCCGCCGAGATCGCCCGCCGCGTGGGCAAGGGCCGCATCGTCATCGAGCCGGGCGCCGGCAATTGCGAGAAGGCCCGCTTCCTCTGCCGCGCGATCGACGCGGCGCGCTATGCGGCGGTCGACATCTCGGCCGACTTCCTCACCGAAGCCGCGCAGCGCCTGCGCGACGAGATGCCCCAGCTGCAGGTGCACGCCGTGGGCGGCGACCTCACGCAGGCGATCGTCTTGCCGGAAGACTTGCCGCGTGCGCACCGGCTCGTGTACTACCCCGGCTCGTCGATCGGTAATTTCGACAGACCGCAGGCGCTCGACATCCTCGCCCGCATGCGCGGCCTGGTCGAGCACGATGGCGCGCTGCTGATTGGCGTCGACCTGCGCAAGGAGGTCTCGGTGCTGGAGCCTGCGTATGACGACGCCGCCGGCGTCACCGCCGCCTTCAACCTCAACGCGCTCGACCATGTGAACCGACTGGTGGGCAGCGACTTCCACCTGCACCAGTGGCGCCACCGCGCCTTCTTCAACCCCGAGGCCTCGCGCATCGAGATGCACCTCGAAGCCAAGACCGAGGTCGACGTGCACTGGCCCGGTGGTGGGCGGCATTTCGCGCCGGGCGAGCGCATCCACACCGAGAGCAGCTACAAGTACGACATTGAAGGCTTCGCCCACCTGCTGCACGCGGCCGGCTTCCACCACAGCGTGGCGTGGACGGACGAACGGCGCTGGTTCGCGGTGGTGCTGGCCACGCCATGA
- a CDS encoding tripartite tricarboxylate transporter substrate binding protein: MKSLLAALCLSLTALAAAPAHAWPDKPITLLVPFPPGGSTDSLARVLAPKLQEKLGTNVIVDNKPGATGTIGAGQVKRSPADGYTVLVSSLGPFVIAPHLIKGVPYDAGKDFDLLTVAVQAPNVLVVPAASPLKSVADVIAELKKNPGQMSFASSGNGSSDHLTAELFWLQTGTSGSHVPYKGGAPAIQDLLGGQVQTSFQNVNAVLQHIQSGKLRALAITGDKRSAVLPHVPTLAESGVKGVDVYSWQGIAAPRGLPNDVKAKLHAALVASLNDAAVKAEFSKIAIEVVANTPEQFAVFQTGESARWKKLIETRKITAD; the protein is encoded by the coding sequence ATGAAGTCCCTGCTCGCTGCCCTGTGCCTGTCACTCACCGCCCTGGCCGCCGCGCCCGCCCATGCCTGGCCCGACAAGCCCATCACCCTGCTCGTGCCCTTCCCCCCGGGCGGCTCGACCGACTCGCTGGCGCGTGTGCTCGCGCCCAAGCTGCAGGAAAAACTCGGCACCAATGTCATCGTCGACAACAAGCCCGGCGCCACCGGCACCATCGGCGCCGGGCAGGTGAAACGTTCGCCGGCCGACGGCTACACCGTGCTCGTGTCCTCGCTCGGCCCCTTCGTGATCGCGCCGCACCTGATCAAGGGCGTGCCGTATGACGCCGGCAAGGACTTCGACCTGCTCACGGTCGCCGTGCAGGCGCCCAACGTGCTGGTCGTGCCGGCCGCGTCGCCGCTCAAGAGCGTGGCCGACGTGATCGCCGAGTTGAAGAAGAACCCGGGCCAGATGAGCTTCGCGTCATCGGGGAACGGCTCGTCCGACCACCTCACCGCCGAACTCTTCTGGCTGCAGACGGGCACGAGCGGCTCGCACGTGCCCTACAAGGGCGGCGCGCCTGCCATTCAAGATTTGCTCGGCGGCCAGGTGCAGACCTCATTCCAGAACGTCAACGCCGTGCTGCAGCACATCCAGAGCGGCAAGCTGCGCGCACTGGCGATCACCGGCGACAAGCGTTCGGCCGTGTTGCCCCACGTGCCCACGCTCGCCGAGAGCGGCGTGAAGGGCGTCGACGTGTACTCGTGGCAAGGGATCGCCGCGCCGCGGGGCCTGCCGAACGACGTGAAGGCCAAGCTCCACGCGGCCCTGGTCGCGTCGCTCAACGACGCCGCGGTCAAGGCCGAGTTCAGCAAGATCGCCATCGAGGTCGTGGCCAACACGCCCGAGCAGTTCGCCGTGTTCCAGACGGGCGAATCCGCGCGCTGGAAGAAGCTGATCGAGACCCGCAAGATCACCGCCGACTGA